One genomic window of Struthio camelus isolate bStrCam1 chromosome 1, bStrCam1.hap1, whole genome shotgun sequence includes the following:
- the LOC138068470 gene encoding amiloride-sensitive sodium channel subunit alpha-like: protein MPEGEKMRQVKQEAEQQQKEDEWEGLIEFCGSYQELFQFFCSNTTIHGAIRLVCSKKNKMKTAFWSVLFFLTFSLMYWQFGILYWEYFSYPVNLNLNSNRLTFLAVALCTLNSYRYSAIRKKLDELDQITHQILLHLYDYNMSLA from the exons ATgccagaaggagagaaaatgagaCAGGTCAAGCAGGAAGCTGAGCAGCAACAGAAAGAAGACGAATGGGAGGGCCTCATCGAATTCTGTGGTTCCTACCAGGAGCTATTCCAGTTCTTCTGTAGCAACACAACCATCCATGGGGCTATCCGCCTGGTCTGCTCCAAGAAGAATAAGATGAAGACGGCCTTCTGGTCCGTTCTCTTCTTTCTCACCTTCAGCTTAATGTACTGGCAGTTTGGGATCCTCTACTGGGAGTACTTCAGCTACCCTGTCAACCTCAACCTCAACTCCAACAGGCTGACTTTCCTTGCTGTGGCCCTGTGCACTCTCAATTCATACAG ATACAGCGCCATCCGGAAGAAGCTAGATGAACTGGACCAGATCACCCATCAGATACTGCTACACCTCTATGACTACAACATGTCTCTGGCATGA